One stretch of Deinococcus metalli DNA includes these proteins:
- a CDS encoding YhgE/Pip family protein, which yields MPARAPLFLHATRDDYRRLGPAERRLWRWPMMWLAAAVITAAPLGYAVLSLAGALDPSGHLDTLPVALVNLDQGAVIRGQRAALGRDLLRDLTATPKFRYTIYATEDAAQNAVRRGDASFALTIPQTFTRFAAAGSSAQHGTLNVYVAGGPTTFAGRVATAFSDDLAAELNATLGSTRWSIVQRTLVGAQQQLTALRSATDRLTDGATQLKIGTRQLAYGAGTLAASATQAAGESRQLVRGAATLSGSVTRLGDRTGRLATDLKTLEAATPGPDQLSRLRAGATRVAAGTGQLTDDLGTLAGSAGTLSNGAGTAAGRARQLGQGSAALAETLPAVLASVEQLAGTAARVAASARAASADATRLSAGARQLAVTLPDLQGRLTQLTGSAAQLAASAATLDTGARTLTPADPALPALQSGLVQVSARARQFSVSAGTFAQQLARMNATLRTQFLVPQAVREDVAALAAQAERVRADSVLLRARLDQLGAPLRRAAGSPAASPVAAAPLPAAGAATLSAARAGVTAAAQQARALSSGAGPLATRARTLTTAAGQLTTQAGAARSGAAAAVQGVRDLGRDATDLAGRVQGMQTGAAALAGRATRAAADARSVQGDAGTLQAGVSTLADSTVAFRASLARLRGQLPGQGDLTAVTGGARTLATTSGTLGQTLAAVASGATDLQRGASDVNVGAGRLLADLTSLQGQIPPRLDALTGDPARLNVSVAPAVQTFAPVRTDGAALAPAVVALSLWMGVTLTTFIFPYQQLPRSGRRSAQLARVLRKATVPAALVAAQAVLVLLGVHAIGVEILHPAQAVLTAVVTGATFLMLVLALVVCFGATGRLLALLLLVLQLAVVGGSAPIETAPRLIQVIHAWLPVTPSAGALSHALSGALEGRSAAFMLALLAVLVASFGMALLGRRRWEFVADEDFKPLISAPMTSRDVPPDPYIDAPGPRDLPERAMHG from the coding sequence ATGCCCGCACGCGCCCCCCTCTTCCTCCATGCCACGCGCGACGACTACCGCCGACTGGGTCCCGCCGAACGTCGGCTGTGGCGCTGGCCGATGATGTGGCTGGCCGCCGCCGTCATCACCGCCGCGCCGCTCGGCTACGCCGTCCTCTCCCTCGCTGGCGCGCTCGACCCCTCCGGCCACCTGGACACGCTCCCGGTGGCCCTGGTCAACCTCGATCAGGGCGCGGTGATCCGGGGCCAGCGCGCCGCTCTGGGCCGCGACCTGCTGCGCGACCTGACCGCCACCCCGAAATTCCGCTACACCATCTACGCCACCGAGGACGCGGCGCAGAACGCGGTGCGGCGCGGCGACGCGTCCTTTGCCCTGACGATTCCGCAGACCTTCACCCGGTTCGCGGCCGCCGGCAGCAGCGCCCAGCACGGCACGCTGAACGTCTATGTCGCCGGAGGACCCACCACCTTCGCCGGACGCGTCGCCACCGCGTTCTCGGACGACCTGGCCGCCGAGCTGAACGCCACGCTGGGAAGTACCCGCTGGTCGATCGTACAGCGCACCCTGGTGGGCGCCCAGCAGCAGCTGACCGCGCTGCGGAGTGCCACCGACCGCCTCACCGACGGAGCCACGCAGCTCAAGATCGGCACCCGCCAGCTCGCGTACGGTGCGGGCACCCTCGCGGCCAGCGCCACGCAGGCCGCGGGCGAGAGCCGGCAGCTCGTGCGCGGCGCGGCAACCCTGTCAGGCTCGGTTACCCGTCTGGGCGACCGTACCGGCCGGCTGGCGACCGACCTGAAGACGCTGGAGGCCGCCACACCCGGCCCGGATCAACTTTCGCGCCTGCGGGCCGGCGCGACCCGGGTGGCCGCCGGCACCGGCCAGCTGACGGATGACCTGGGCACCCTGGCCGGCAGCGCCGGAACCCTGTCGAACGGCGCGGGGACCGCCGCCGGCCGCGCCCGGCAGCTCGGGCAGGGCAGCGCCGCGCTGGCCGAGACCCTGCCCGCCGTGCTCGCCAGCGTGGAGCAGCTGGCCGGCACGGCGGCGCGCGTCGCCGCCTCGGCCCGCGCCGCCAGCGCGGACGCCACCCGGCTGTCGGCCGGTGCCCGGCAGCTCGCCGTGACCCTGCCGGACCTCCAGGGCCGCCTGACCCAGCTGACCGGCAGCGCTGCCCAGCTCGCGGCGAGCGCGGCCACCCTGGACACCGGCGCCCGCACGCTCACGCCGGCGGACCCGGCCCTGCCCGCGCTGCAGAGCGGCCTCGTGCAGGTGAGCGCCCGGGCGCGGCAGTTCAGCGTCAGCGCCGGCACCTTCGCCCAGCAGCTCGCCCGCATGAACGCCACGCTGCGCACGCAGTTCCTGGTGCCGCAGGCCGTGCGCGAGGACGTGGCTGCCCTGGCCGCCCAGGCGGAGCGCGTGCGGGCCGACAGCGTCCTGCTGCGTGCCCGACTGGACCAGCTCGGCGCGCCCCTGCGCCGCGCGGCCGGCAGCCCTGCTGCCTCCCCGGTGGCGGCCGCTCCCCTCCCGGCCGCAGGCGCGGCCACCCTCAGCGCCGCCCGGGCCGGGGTCACCGCCGCCGCGCAACAGGCCAGGGCACTGTCCAGCGGCGCCGGACCACTCGCCACCCGCGCTCGCACCCTGACGACCGCCGCGGGCCAGCTGACCACGCAGGCCGGTGCGGCGCGCAGCGGCGCGGCCGCCGCCGTGCAGGGCGTGCGCGACCTCGGCCGCGACGCGACGGACCTCGCCGGCCGCGTGCAGGGCATGCAGACCGGCGCCGCCGCGCTGGCCGGCCGGGCCACCCGGGCCGCCGCAGACGCCCGCAGCGTGCAGGGCGACGCGGGAACCCTCCAGGCGGGCGTCTCGACCCTCGCGGACAGCACGGTGGCGTTCAGGGCCTCGCTGGCCCGGCTCCGCGGCCAGTTGCCGGGTCAGGGCGACCTGACCGCCGTGACGGGCGGTGCCCGCACGCTCGCCACGACCAGCGGCACGCTCGGCCAGACCCTCGCTGCGGTCGCGTCCGGCGCCACGGACCTGCAACGGGGCGCCAGCGACGTGAACGTCGGAGCCGGTCGGCTCCTCGCGGACCTGACCAGCCTTCAGGGACAGATTCCCCCACGCCTCGACGCGCTGACCGGCGACCCGGCCCGCCTGAATGTCAGCGTGGCTCCCGCCGTGCAGACCTTCGCGCCGGTCCGGACCGACGGCGCGGCCCTCGCACCGGCCGTCGTCGCCCTGAGCCTGTGGATGGGCGTGACGCTGACCACCTTCATCTTCCCGTACCAGCAGTTGCCCCGCAGCGGCCGCCGGAGTGCGCAGCTTGCCCGCGTGCTGCGCAAGGCCACCGTACCGGCCGCGCTCGTCGCCGCCCAGGCCGTGCTGGTGCTGCTCGGCGTGCATGCCATCGGCGTGGAGATCCTGCACCCCGCGCAGGCCGTGCTGACCGCCGTGGTCACAGGCGCCACCTTCCTGATGCTGGTGCTGGCGCTGGTCGTGTGCTTCGGCGCGACCGGGCGCCTGCTCGCGCTGCTGCTGCTTGTGCTGCAACTCGCCGTGGTGGGCGGCAGCGCGCCCATCGAGACCGCGCCGCGGCTGATTCAGGTGATCCACGCGTGGCTGCCGGTCACGCCGAGCGCCGGCGCGCTGAGCCACGCCCTGAGCGGCGCCCTGGAGGGCCGCTCCGCCGCGTTCATGCTGGCGCTGCTGGCCGTGCTTGTCGCCAGCTTCGGCATGGCGCTGCTGGGCCGGCGCCGCTGGGAATTCGTGGCCGACGAGGACTTCAAGCCCCTGATCAGCGCGCCGATGACGTCCCGCGACGTGCCGCCCGATCCGTACATCGACGCGCCCGGCCCACGGGACCTGCCGGAACGCGCCATGCACGGCTGA
- a CDS encoding NAD-dependent malic enzyme, which translates to MSARDLPLTDHYDVKRGEDGHRYLVPLIRGFNLTRIPLLNKGTAFTAEERDLLGLDGLLAPQVDSLEVLVERLYAEYAALDDPMRKHTFLRNLQDRTEVQFYALLSRHVEEMLPIVYTPTVGEAVKRFSQIYRYPRGLTISTQNVARARRALANVPLNDVRIIVATDSSAILGIGDQGFGGMAISIGKLSLYTVAGGVGPDKTLPVELDVGTTRQDLRDDPHYLGVKHDRLTGEAYLQFMDTFVEATLQRYPKAIIQWEDFAKDAAFDVLRRYRRVVPSFNDDIQGTGAVVLAGVLNGCRVKGERLSDQVVVVHGAGAGGAGVAAAIREGLRREGLDDEAIARRVFVLDSRGLLTDDRDMEPYKRDLATPKGLTDGWAGTDLLSVIQGARATVLLGLSGQGGIFSEDMVRAAAANTERPMVFPLSNPTANTEALPEDVLRWTDGRALVATGSPFPPVTHGGQTYEIGQGNNAFIFPGLGFGAILARVREVTDGMVTEAAYALAAYTEEHHPQRLYPPVTELSRASVAVAVAVIRQALADGVATEFEVRRLSDDELRAFVERKFWQPKHLPFRLE; encoded by the coding sequence ATGAGCGCCCGCGACCTGCCCCTGACCGACCACTACGACGTCAAACGCGGCGAGGACGGCCACCGCTACCTGGTGCCGCTGATCCGGGGGTTCAACCTGACGCGCATCCCGCTGCTGAACAAGGGCACGGCGTTCACCGCCGAGGAGCGCGACCTGCTGGGCCTGGACGGGCTGCTCGCCCCGCAGGTGGACAGCCTGGAGGTGCTGGTCGAGCGGCTGTACGCGGAATACGCGGCGCTGGACGACCCCATGCGCAAGCACACCTTCCTTCGCAACCTGCAGGACCGCACCGAGGTGCAGTTCTACGCGCTGCTCTCCAGGCATGTCGAGGAGATGCTGCCCATCGTGTACACGCCGACGGTGGGCGAGGCGGTCAAGCGTTTCTCGCAGATCTACCGCTATCCGCGCGGCCTGACCATCAGCACACAGAATGTCGCGCGGGCGCGCCGGGCCCTGGCGAACGTGCCGCTGAACGACGTGCGGATCATCGTGGCGACCGACTCCAGCGCGATCCTGGGCATCGGGGACCAGGGCTTCGGCGGCATGGCGATCAGCATCGGGAAGCTCTCTCTCTACACGGTGGCGGGCGGCGTCGGGCCGGACAAGACGCTGCCGGTCGAACTGGACGTGGGCACCACGAGGCAGGACCTGCGCGACGATCCGCATTACCTGGGCGTCAAGCACGACCGCCTGACGGGCGAGGCGTACCTGCAGTTCATGGACACCTTCGTCGAGGCGACGCTCCAGCGCTACCCCAAGGCGATCATCCAGTGGGAGGACTTCGCCAAGGACGCGGCCTTCGACGTGCTGCGCCGCTACCGGCGGGTCGTGCCGAGCTTCAACGACGACATCCAGGGCACCGGCGCGGTGGTGCTGGCCGGTGTGTTGAACGGCTGCCGCGTCAAGGGCGAGCGCCTGTCGGATCAGGTCGTGGTGGTGCATGGAGCCGGTGCGGGCGGCGCGGGCGTGGCCGCCGCGATCCGCGAGGGCCTGCGCCGTGAGGGTCTGGACGATGAGGCCATCGCCCGGCGCGTGTTCGTGCTGGACTCGCGCGGCCTGCTCACGGACGACCGCGACATGGAGCCGTACAAGCGGGATCTGGCGACGCCGAAGGGCCTCACGGACGGCTGGGCCGGCACCGATCTGCTGAGCGTGATCCAGGGCGCGCGGGCCACGGTGCTGCTCGGCCTGAGCGGCCAGGGCGGCATCTTCAGCGAGGACATGGTGCGCGCCGCCGCGGCGAACACCGAGCGGCCGATGGTCTTTCCGCTCAGCAACCCCACCGCGAACACCGAGGCGCTCCCGGAGGACGTCCTGCGCTGGACGGACGGACGGGCGCTGGTTGCCACCGGCAGTCCCTTCCCTCCCGTCACTCACGGCGGGCAGACCTACGAGATCGGGCAGGGCAACAACGCCTTCATCTTCCCCGGCCTGGGCTTCGGCGCGATCCTGGCGCGCGTGCGCGAGGTCACCGACGGCATGGTCACGGAAGCCGCGTACGCCCTGGCCGCGTACACCGAGGAACACCACCCACAGCGCCTGTACCCGCCGGTCACGGAACTGTCGCGGGCCAGCGTGGCGGTCGCGGTGGCCGTGATCCGGCAGGCCCTGGCCGACGGCGTGGCGACCGAGTTCGAGGTGCGCCGCCTCTCGGACGACGAACTGCGCGCCTTCGTGGAGCGCAAGTTCTGGCAGCCCAAGCACCTGCCCTTCCGGCTGGAGTGA
- the allE gene encoding (S)-ureidoglycine aminohydrolase — MKHLGVTRSSLQPSHAVITPDTFVRTALAEWPGSAVILHIAPVIGSGARFVQFTAEMPAGARAQESAHGFQRFAFVLDGEVEVTVEGDTRTLREYDYVFLPAGIAHTLTATSAAHVSVFEKPYEVAGVQTPGVVWGNERENAGSAFEGDDHLIARKLLPDSPEFDFMVSTMSFAPGASLPYTEVHYMEHGLLMLEGEGLYKLQDTYYPVTRGDVIWMGAHCPQWYAALGRQWSKYLLYKDMNRHPLTGGHT; from the coding sequence GTGAAGCACCTCGGCGTCACCCGCAGTTCGTTGCAGCCGTCCCACGCCGTCATCACGCCCGACACCTTCGTCCGCACGGCGCTCGCGGAGTGGCCGGGCAGCGCGGTCATCCTGCACATCGCGCCCGTGATCGGTTCGGGCGCCCGGTTCGTGCAGTTCACGGCGGAGATGCCGGCGGGCGCGCGGGCGCAGGAGTCGGCCCACGGCTTCCAGCGCTTCGCGTTCGTGCTGGACGGCGAGGTCGAGGTCACGGTGGAGGGCGACACCCGCACGCTGCGCGAGTACGACTACGTGTTCCTGCCGGCCGGCATCGCCCACACCCTGACAGCGACCTCCGCGGCGCACGTGTCGGTGTTCGAGAAGCCGTACGAGGTCGCGGGCGTGCAGACCCCCGGCGTCGTGTGGGGCAACGAGCGCGAGAACGCCGGGTCGGCCTTCGAGGGCGACGACCACCTGATCGCGCGCAAGCTGCTGCCGGACTCGCCGGAGTTCGATTTCATGGTCAGCACCATGAGTTTCGCGCCGGGCGCCAGCCTGCCGTACACGGAGGTGCACTACATGGAACACGGCCTGCTGATGCTGGAGGGCGAGGGCCTGTACAAGCTCCAGGACACCTACTACCCGGTCACGCGCGGCGACGTGATCTGGATGGGCGCGCACTGCCCGCAGTGGTACGCCGCGCTGGGCCGGCAGTGGAGCAAGTACCTGCTGTACAAGGACATGAACCGCCACCCCCTGACCGGAGGACATACATGA
- a CDS encoding allantoinase produces the protein MSLDVVVRGGQVVMPAGARRLDIGVSDGVIVELAAELAGAREVDATGLHVFPGVVDAHVHLNEPGRTEWEGFETGSRALAAGGATAFLDMPLNSSPPVLTRERFEEKRALGEQKSLLDFGLWGGLTPLNLDQMDDLADAGVIGFKAFMSNSGLDEFPAVDDVTLYEGMRAAARLGLVVGTHAESDDFTRRLTVAARAGGGRSVRDYLATRPVVTELEAVGRALLYAHETGAALHLVHLSSGAAVALAAEWKAKGVDVSVETCPHYLHFTDEDVERVGAALKCAPPLRPRAVQDDLWRHVLAGDVDTVGSDHSPAPPSMKTSDDFFALWGGISGAQSTLNVLLDGGHHRRGLPLEAVAALSALNPARRFRLPGKGRMEVGADADLALVRLEETFTLTELHDRWQQNPYRGETFRGRVHATYSRGRKVYENGVFDDSVRGRLLRPLPASQKV, from the coding sequence GTGAGCCTCGACGTGGTCGTGCGCGGCGGGCAGGTGGTCATGCCGGCCGGCGCACGCCGCCTCGATATCGGCGTGTCGGACGGAGTGATCGTGGAGCTGGCCGCGGAGCTGGCCGGCGCCCGCGAGGTGGACGCCACCGGCCTGCACGTCTTCCCCGGCGTGGTGGACGCGCACGTGCACCTGAACGAGCCCGGCCGCACCGAGTGGGAGGGCTTCGAGACCGGCTCGCGGGCGCTGGCGGCGGGCGGCGCGACCGCGTTCCTGGACATGCCGCTGAACTCCAGCCCGCCGGTGCTGACCCGCGAGCGCTTCGAGGAGAAACGCGCACTGGGCGAGCAGAAATCCCTGCTCGACTTCGGATTGTGGGGCGGCCTGACGCCACTGAACCTCGACCAGATGGACGACCTGGCGGACGCCGGCGTGATCGGCTTCAAGGCCTTCATGTCGAACTCCGGCCTGGACGAATTCCCCGCCGTGGACGACGTGACGCTGTACGAGGGCATGCGCGCGGCCGCGCGGCTGGGGCTGGTCGTGGGCACGCACGCCGAGAGCGACGACTTCACCCGCCGCCTGACCGTGGCGGCGCGGGCCGGAGGCGGGCGGAGCGTGCGCGACTACCTTGCCACCCGCCCGGTGGTCACGGAGCTGGAAGCGGTGGGCCGCGCCCTGCTGTACGCCCACGAGACCGGCGCCGCGCTGCACCTCGTGCACCTCAGCAGCGGCGCGGCCGTGGCGCTGGCGGCCGAGTGGAAGGCCAAGGGCGTGGACGTGAGTGTCGAGACCTGCCCGCACTACCTGCACTTCACGGACGAGGACGTGGAGCGCGTCGGCGCGGCCCTCAAGTGCGCTCCGCCACTGCGCCCGCGTGCCGTGCAGGACGACCTGTGGCGCCATGTGCTGGCGGGCGATGTGGACACCGTCGGCTCCGACCACTCTCCCGCTCCGCCCTCCATGAAGACCAGCGACGACTTCTTCGCGCTGTGGGGCGGCATCTCCGGCGCGCAGAGCACCCTGAACGTGCTGCTGGACGGTGGGCACCACCGCCGGGGCCTGCCGCTGGAGGCCGTGGCTGCCCTGAGCGCCCTGAACCCTGCTCGCCGCTTCCGCCTGCCCGGCAAGGGCCGCATGGAGGTCGGGGCGGACGCCGATCTCGCGTTGGTGCGCCTCGAAGAGACGTTTACCCTGACGGAGCTGCACGACCGCTGGCAGCAGAACCCGTACCGGGGCGAGACCTTCCGGGGCCGCGTCCACGCCACGTACTCGCGCGGCCGCAAGGTCTACGAGAACGGCGTGTTCGACGACTCGGTGCGGGGCCGGCTGCTGCGGCCTCTGCCCGCCAGTCAGAAAGTCTGA
- a CDS encoding allantoate amidohydrolase — MTSNPGVTLSDLNARVLAACADLARLTEVPGTTTRPYLCPSTRDVHAFLFGWAARLGLSVRVDAVGNLRARREGPAPDAPTLYVGSHIDTVPNAGAFDGVLGVLLAFALAEAVQERPLPFALELVAFSEEEGVRYGVPFIGSRALTGTADDLLGLTDAEGQTVADAIMAFGLNPDHLPDARVHGQSLGFLEFHIEQGPVLQAAGAALGVVSAIVGQNRVLLDFTGQASHAGTTPMAHRKDALAAAARFVVAAEELARSTPGLVATVGIMHARPGAINIVPGEVHCTLDLRHPDDAVRLEKLHGLLEGAQHFAAERGVTLTVSPMMGEDATPMDAGLRDLLHRAAGAEGAAHPELVSGAGHDAMILATVMPAAMLFIRSPNALSHHPDEMVNSDDVEAALRVGVRFLDVLAQEVGA; from the coding sequence TTGACTTCGAATCCGGGTGTGACCCTGAGCGACCTGAACGCGCGCGTGCTGGCGGCATGTGCCGACCTGGCGCGACTGACCGAGGTGCCGGGCACGACGACCCGGCCGTACCTGTGCCCGAGTACACGTGACGTGCACGCCTTCCTGTTCGGGTGGGCGGCCCGGCTGGGCCTGAGCGTGCGCGTGGACGCGGTGGGTAATCTGCGTGCCCGGCGCGAGGGGCCGGCACCGGACGCCCCGACGCTGTACGTGGGCTCTCACATCGACACCGTGCCGAACGCCGGGGCCTTCGACGGCGTGTTGGGCGTGCTGCTGGCCTTCGCGCTGGCCGAGGCGGTGCAGGAGCGCCCGCTGCCCTTCGCGCTGGAACTCGTGGCGTTCTCCGAGGAGGAGGGCGTGCGCTACGGCGTGCCGTTCATCGGCTCGCGGGCGCTGACCGGCACGGCGGACGACCTGCTGGGCCTGACGGACGCGGAGGGGCAGACGGTGGCGGACGCCATCATGGCCTTCGGGCTGAACCCGGATCACCTGCCGGACGCGCGGGTGCACGGTCAGTCCCTCGGCTTCCTCGAGTTCCACATCGAGCAGGGGCCGGTGCTTCAGGCGGCGGGCGCGGCGCTGGGCGTCGTGTCGGCCATCGTGGGCCAGAACCGCGTGCTGCTGGACTTCACGGGTCAGGCATCGCACGCGGGCACCACGCCGATGGCGCACCGCAAAGACGCGCTGGCGGCGGCCGCGCGCTTCGTGGTGGCGGCCGAGGAGCTGGCCCGGAGCACGCCGGGGCTGGTGGCGACGGTGGGGATCATGCACGCGCGGCCGGGGGCGATCAACATCGTGCCGGGCGAGGTGCACTGCACGCTGGACCTCCGCCATCCGGACGACGCCGTGCGGCTGGAGAAGCTGCACGGGCTGCTGGAGGGCGCGCAGCACTTCGCGGCCGAACGCGGCGTGACCCTGACCGTCTCACCGATGATGGGCGAGGACGCCACACCGATGGACGCGGGCCTGCGCGACCTGCTGCACCGCGCGGCGGGAGCCGAGGGCGCGGCGCACCCGGAACTGGTGAGCGGCGCCGGACATGACGCGATGATCCTGGCGACGGTCATGCCCGCGGCGATGCTGTTCATCCGCTCCCCGAACGCGCTGAGCCACCACCCGGACGAGATGGTGAATTCGGACGACGTGGAGGCTGCCCTGCGCGTGGGCGTGCGCTTCCTGGACGTGCTCGCGCAGGAGGTGGGCGCGTGA
- a CDS encoding aldolase/citrate lyase family protein has protein sequence MSQTVTLTPTAHALAAHLHAELGGRWRALLAPTDRPNYELHALQPFRAAPVPDDLRGRRVELIVEASDTLALRHAVASDADAVVIDFDDTFSPTRANVQAAYDALAWVAASEKALLVRPRPLYATELHVDMNGPSIAALCDLAAVLSARPTRPPHVYVPKLETVAEAEFWQDALAAAETHLGLPANTVRVCLQIETFPGLLNAGALLHALHGRAYGLNAGRWDYVFSVVKQLGRSRSGPVPPRSQLTMDVPAMRAYAEHLVAVCRQHGAEAIGGTASLAPDPADPQPALDAVRADKQREAAQGFTAAWAGLPDLLDAVRGGLTARDPVRPAGHPVPTDLPAVLTDLPTPDVLPVAELRDTVGLALDVFAAWLDGRGVVVRAGRVEDTATAELARALVWQWVKVGARLTDGSTLSPARYLDERRALMPDTAGAAQLLDHLVLSVPCPAYFPQEAQRLFPDPSQGVTT, from the coding sequence ATGTCCCAGACCGTCACCCTGACCCCCACCGCGCACGCCCTAGCCGCGCACCTGCACGCCGAACTGGGCGGGCGCTGGCGGGCGCTGCTCGCCCCCACAGATCGGCCGAACTACGAACTGCATGCCCTCCAGCCCTTCCGCGCCGCCCCCGTCCCGGACGACCTGCGGGGCCGCCGAGTGGAACTGATCGTGGAGGCGTCAGACACCCTGGCCCTGCGCCACGCCGTCGCCTCCGACGCCGACGCGGTCGTCATCGACTTCGACGACACCTTCTCCCCCACCCGCGCCAACGTGCAGGCCGCCTACGACGCGCTGGCGTGGGTCGCCGCGTCGGAGAAGGCCCTGCTGGTGCGGCCCCGCCCGCTGTACGCCACGGAACTCCACGTGGACATGAATGGCCCGAGTATCGCCGCCCTGTGCGACCTCGCGGCCGTGCTGAGCGCCCGCCCGACCCGCCCGCCGCACGTGTACGTGCCCAAGCTGGAGACCGTGGCCGAGGCAGAGTTCTGGCAGGACGCGCTGGCCGCGGCGGAAACGCACCTGGGGCTGCCCGCGAACACGGTGCGCGTATGCCTCCAGATCGAGACCTTTCCCGGCCTGCTGAACGCGGGCGCGCTGCTGCACGCCCTGCACGGGCGCGCGTATGGCCTGAACGCTGGGCGCTGGGACTACGTGTTCAGCGTCGTCAAGCAGCTTGGCCGTAGCCGCTCCGGGCCGGTGCCACCGCGCTCGCAGCTCACGATGGACGTGCCCGCCATGCGCGCGTACGCCGAGCACCTCGTCGCCGTGTGCCGCCAGCACGGCGCGGAGGCCATCGGCGGCACGGCGTCGCTCGCGCCCGATCCGGCCGATCCGCAGCCCGCGCTCGACGCCGTGCGGGCCGACAAGCAGCGTGAGGCCGCACAGGGCTTCACCGCCGCGTGGGCCGGGCTTCCCGATCTGCTGGACGCGGTGCGGGGGGGGCTGACGGCGCGTGATCCGGTCCGGCCGGCCGGGCACCCCGTTCCGACCGACCTGCCTGCCGTCCTCACCGACCTGCCCACACCGGACGTGCTGCCCGTGGCCGAACTGCGCGATACCGTCGGCCTCGCGCTGGACGTGTTCGCGGCGTGGCTGGATGGGCGCGGCGTGGTCGTGCGGGCCGGGCGCGTGGAGGACACGGCGACCGCCGAACTCGCGCGGGCCCTGGTGTGGCAGTGGGTCAAGGTCGGCGCGCGGCTGACAGACGGCAGCACACTCAGTCCCGCGCGCTATCTGGACGAACGCCGCGCGCTGATGCCCGACACTGCGGGGGCGGCGCAGTTGCTCGACCATCTCGTGCTGTCCGTTCCCTGCCCGGCGTATTTTCCGCAGGAAGCGCAGCGGCTGTTTCCCGACCCATCCCAAGGAGTGACCACTTGA
- a CDS encoding IclR family transcriptional regulator: MGAQAAGGEGSGVRTLERGLAVLAALAGRRAATLTQLARDVNLSASTVSRLLDTLCRQGFAEDVDGTYRVGPRAAQVGQAYDAHDALLAAARPVMRAVVDDLNESVNLAALRGPEAAYVAQVEGRQLVRMFTQLGAAAPLHASGVGKVLMAWRDDADVAVLLGKGPYPAFTPHSLTTWPAYRDELARVRAQGHALDDQERELGVRCVAAPIRGADRSVVAALSVSAPTSRLTESEVPRFVARITAATGEISRALGWTP, encoded by the coding sequence ATGGGTGCCCAGGCCGCCGGCGGGGAGGGCAGCGGGGTCCGGACGCTGGAACGCGGGCTGGCGGTGCTGGCCGCGCTGGCCGGGCGACGCGCCGCCACGTTGACGCAGCTCGCGCGGGACGTGAACCTCAGTGCGAGCACGGTCTCGCGGCTGCTGGACACGCTGTGCCGCCAGGGCTTCGCGGAGGACGTCGATGGCACATACCGCGTGGGACCGCGCGCCGCGCAGGTCGGGCAGGCCTACGACGCGCACGACGCCCTGCTGGCTGCCGCCCGGCCGGTCATGCGCGCGGTGGTGGACGACCTGAACGAGAGCGTGAACCTCGCCGCGCTGCGCGGTCCGGAGGCCGCGTATGTCGCGCAGGTCGAGGGCAGGCAGCTGGTGCGGATGTTCACGCAGCTCGGGGCTGCCGCGCCCCTGCACGCCAGCGGCGTCGGCAAGGTGCTGATGGCGTGGCGGGACGACGCGGACGTGGCCGTCCTGCTGGGCAAAGGGCCGTACCCGGCGTTCACGCCGCACTCGCTGACTACGTGGCCCGCGTACCGCGATGAACTGGCCCGCGTACGTGCCCAGGGCCATGCGCTCGACGACCAGGAGCGCGAACTCGGCGTGCGCTGCGTGGCCGCGCCGATCCGGGGCGCGGATAGAAGCGTGGTCGCCGCGCTGAGCGTGTCGGCGCCCACGTCCCGCCTGACGGAGAGCGAGGTGCCGCGCTTCGTCGCGCGCATCACGGCGGCCACGGGCGAGATCTCGCGGGCGCTGGGGTGGACGCCATAG